Below is a genomic region from Carassius carassius chromosome 50, fCarCar2.1, whole genome shotgun sequence.
catagtactgttgtggaaattctaattcaatagaaatttgtagagactgagaatgaaaaacaaaacaatctgactttgctgcagcctggatttgaactactggtttcgtctggtcagaggagaactggcccccaactgagcctggtttctcccaaggtttttttctccattctgtcaccgatggagtttcggttccttgctgctgtcgcctctggcttgcttaattggggtcacttcatctacagcgatattgttgacttgattgcaaataaatgcacagacagtcAACAGagttgacatcactgaattcaatgatgaactggctttaactgtcattttgcattattgacacactgttttcctaatgaatgtcgttcagttgctttgacgcaatgtattttgtttaaagcgctatataaataaaggtgacttgacttgacaaatgtGTAGAGGAGAGCActgtttatttcagctagtttgcCACCCCTAAGGTGAGCTTTAGCCTTGTTGCTTTTCTCTTTTTGTGAGAATTTGTGTTTATATCGGTTGGTGGGGAAGGTACAACGTTTGTTTGTTTATACTTGgggaattgtctttttttttgtcttgcattattttttttttgtattgaatgtgtagtagaatataatttttttttttaactggtgaACTTCTACtaccatttatttaataaaacttgTCAATTCATGAAGACTATTATGCTGGTCTAATGTttctttaatctatatatatatatatatatatatatatattgtgacacgtgtcccgagcgctcatcagcgtcgccctagCAACGGCACAGACACACCTGCGCCTACTCATCACAGGCTGAGCGACCACACCTGCGTGCCATCAGCCGCTGTAGATATAAACCCCGCAAGTgggcacagaggtgagagatgtctccacgagactCGGCTAACATGTCTTTTCCTCTGCCCttagacagcagcgtgtgaccgccaggcccaatggcacaggagagcatgaACCCACACTGCACTAGAGCACTTTCAAGACAAGACGCCGAGCACCGAACACCCAAACCACCTCACAGCATCGACGGTTCATTCACCGATTCtcttaataaaatccacccttcggggaacttaccctcatcctcatgtcgtgtcctacttcaccccgccacactggtggagaatgcgggcataacAGTGAAGTGCACACCGACGACCCTACCCCTCACCGCGTGCAACGAGTGGATTGGTTtggatttctttgttttttttccctcatggTCTCTACCTCACAAGTCTCCTCTGGTTCCCCAGGTGGCGCCCCTCCCCCGACGATGGAAGAGCTCCTGAAACAtctcaccgaggtgagcatccgccagcaacaaatCATGGATCACATGGCCTCCCGGCAGGGGGAAACCAAGCGAGAGTTGGCCGCGCTCCGCCTAGCCACAGCCCCGCGGACTCCACTACCTGACCCCCGTGTCCAAGCAACCCAGCTGCTGCCCAGGATGACTGCCCATGATGAGGTGACGATGTACCTTCAGATGTTTGAGACCGTAGCTACAAGGAAGGCATGGCCCAAAGAAGATTGGGCACGCATCATCGCACCCCTGCTCATGGGAGAGGCTCAGCGTGCATACTTCGTGCTTCCCCCGGAGCTAAGCACCTCCTACGAGGACCTAGGAAAGGAGATCCTGGGACGAATGGGGTTGTCACCAATCAGCGCTGCCCAACTGTTCAACGAGTGGACCTTTGACCCACGGCAGCCAGCCCGGGCCCAAGCCGCTAGCCTCTCCCGTCTGGCTCAACACTGGTTGCTGGCCGGGGGTCCCACCGTACACCAGGTAGCGGAGCGCGTCGTGGTCGACCGCCTCCTACGTGCCCTTCCCCGCCCACTACTTCAGGCCGCCGGGATGCGGAACCCGGCCAACGTAGATAAACTTGTTGAGGCCATAGAGCTGGCGGAGGCCACCCAACACCAGGAGATAGGGGAGAGAGCGTCGCCGTTTCGCCGAAGGGCACCCAGCGTCCGGTGAGCAGGCCGGCGGTTCCCGGCCCACAGGATGAGCCCATGCCCATGGAAGCTCCCCGCTCCCCAGGACGACCTTGGCTGGCGGGCTGCGCCGTGCACACTGAAAACACGCCACCGGCTGAAGTAAAGTTATACGGAGGCCTGTCCAACGTGCCAGCGGACGTCGCCTCGAACCCCTGGAAGGCAACAGCAAAGGCAATAGCCCAGGAGCTCTTCCTCCTCTTCAGCCGGGTCGGCATCCCATCGCAGATCCTGACTGACCAAGGTACCCCCTTCATGTCCTGGATGATGGTGGATGTCTGCAAGTTACTGAAGGTTCAACAGCTCCGCACCACGGTGTACCACCCCCAGACCAACGGGCTCGTCGAGCGATTTAATCAAATGTTAAAGCAGATGCTGCGCTGGGTGGCAGTCGAAGACAAGCGTGACTGGGACCAGATGCTCCCCTACGTGCTCTTCGGCATTCGAGAAATCCCTCAGGCCTCCACTGGCTTCACCCCCTTCGAACTGCTCTTCAGACGACAGCCCCGCGGACTGCTCAACCTGGCCCGAAAGGCCTGGGAACAACAACCAGCGGTACACCGAACCACCATTGAGCATGTGTGTGAGATGAGGGAACGAATCGATAGAGTGATGCCCATCGTCCGGGAACATCTCGTAAAAGCACAACAAGCGCAGCAACGGCATTACAACCGGGaggcccaaccacgggagttccagcgAGGAGACCACGTTCTGGTCCTTGTGCCCACAGCTGCCTGCAAGTTCCTGGCTACCTGGCAAGGCCCTTATACAGTCACGGAAAAGGTTGGCCCCGTTACGTACCATGTGCGGCAGCCCGGTAGAAGAAGGGAGGATCAGCTCTACCCCATTAGTATGCTGAAGCGCTGGGTCGGGACCGGACCCCAGCTCTCCGCCTACACCAGCTCCACTCCCGTGGTTGTGGATATGGATCCCCAACTTTCCGCCGCCCAGAAGTcggagctgcagcacctggtcagtcagtttccggatgtgttctccccccagcCTGGGCGGACCCACGTACTGGAGCATGACGTCCGTAAACCACCAGGAACCATCATCCGGCAGCGGCCATCGAGGaggaggtacaggagatgctgaggttaggggtaaTCGAACCATCTTCTCCACCCCAAGCGGCCACTGGCAGAACCGGGTCCTTCCCTTCGGCCTCCATGGGGCCCCAGCCACCTTACAACGGCTCATGGATGTCCTCCTCCGGCCGCACCAGGCCTATGTGGCTGCCTACCTCGACGACATCGTGATCCACTCGGATACCTGGGAGGACCATCTAGAGTGGCTGCGGAGGGTGCTCACGGAGCTGTGCTGGGCTGGCCTGACTGCCAACCCCCGGAAGTGTCATCTGGCCCTTGCCAAATCAAAGTATTTGGGGTATCAGGTGGGTCGCGGCCTGATCCGACCTCAAGAGAAGAAGGTGGCAGCTATCCTCTCTGCGCCGCGGCCCACCTCTAAAACACAGGTACGGGATATTATCGCTGCttcatccctaacttctcctccttagcttctcccctgacagacctgaccaggaaggggcagccggagaaaAAGTCTTGTGGAACTCCGGAACAGAATCAGCATTCCTCAAAATCAAGGCCGCCCTGACGACGGAACCGGTCCTCCGTGCCCCTGACTTCAACTGCCCCTTCCTGCTGCAAACTGACGCATCCAACACCGGGTTGGGAGCTGTCTTGTCGCAGGGCCATGACGGTGATGAACACCCGGTGATGTTCATCAGCCGAAACCTGACTCCCGCAGAACAGCGGTACGCCACCGTAGAGCGGGAAGCGTTGGCTGTCGGGGAAACTTACCCTCATCCTCATTTCGTGTTTGataatcaaaatcaactgcagatgGTAGATCTTTTTGCCATTTAGAAACTCTAAAATAACCTACTTAACACTGTTATGGAGGCAGACAcattctgtcagtttaaatctagattaaagacccatctctttaacctggcttacacataacacactaaaacatgtctaatatttaaatatattaaagaatttttaggctgcattaattgggACACCCTTAActaggaacacttcccataacacaaaATATACTTGCTAAATCGTTAGAAAAATAGTACCTACTGTATGtttatattagtctgtttcttttttattccGAGGTCACGGTAACcagcagatccagtctgtatccagaggAGAAGGAGACCAGACCAGACCAGAGGAGAACCGGCCCCcggtgtcacggttcatgaatgcaccgtctcctgctcgtcccatgttacgtcatgttgattgtttcatgtgtttcatctgatcagcggcagctgcagctcattccaccagcctacttaatgccttGTCTTTCTTCTCTTGTCTGTCAGATCGTTGTTCGAGGTCCTCCGTGCTTCTTGTCTGTGTTCCACCAGCTCTGCTCCATTATGTCTTGTTCCCGTTCGGTCGCTATTGGATTACTAGTCATCACACGGATTCCTCACCACCACCACCCTTTCCACGCAATCACCTCCTCACCTGTTCAGTGCTGTCATCGAGAACCCTGCGTCACCCACCTTCATCCAGCCTGATGATACTTCTCTTAATAAACATCAAttacttgcaactgcttcctgtccttagTACTGCCGGGACACCcggactgagcctggtttcttcccaggttttttctccattctgtcaccgatggagttttggttccttgccactgtcgtctttggcttgcttagttggggacacttaatatccagCAATATTGtaaacttgattgcacagatgctatttaaactgaactgagctggatgatgacatcaccgaattCGATGATGGACTGCCTTTAACTggaaattgagtgtttactattgtcattttgcattatggaCACACTACCTtcctatttaataatgtaaagttgctttgacacaatctgtttcgTTAAAAGCGTttcataaataaaggtgacttgacttagcatATTCAAGACTTCCTGAAAATTCCAGGAGCATTCCTCTAACTCAAGATAAGATTGTGTGTGAAGTCTAGCATAGCTGTGTATCATCCCTAAAGAACACAGAAGAAAATCTGAAGAAACGATTCTAATCAAACAGCTTACACAGGGACCACTGCATGTTTTCTGACCGTGTTAATCGTATAAGCACAGCCTTAAGAATTTTTttcaaggaaaaataaaataaaaatactgtacaaaGTTCTGAAGATAGTTAAGTTCAAACAGTTGACAAAAGTAATTGACAAGTAATCCAATGCCTCAAGTCCATCAACTAACGTCTTCTGAAGCGGAAATCtggatgtttgtaataaacatatCCATAAAGACGTTATTAACTTTGTTAAACATTGCTAAAATGCAAGTCCATAGTTCCTACTAACACTTCATCCAATGTAAAAGAGAAGTCTGAACAGATTCATCACGTTTATAagccaaaacagtccaaaacaaatcacctataaacaaaaatgtgagattttgatgtgagatgtgagagacaacagtagATGGACTTTTcaactggaggaagtgttattagggaatatggactcgtattttagccGGAGGCGACAGATTAAAGTTTTTGGCTTCTCAAACCaaaattgatgaactggagtgatgtggtttacttgtggattattgtgatatttttatcagctgcttggacgatggcacccattcactgcagaggatccattgatgagcaaatgatgatgacacatttctccaaatatgatgaagaaataaactcatctccATCTTGGATGGCCCGAGGATGAGGACATTTTCTTGCATGCCAGCTTCACTCTCATctgttacttttatttaataaatcaccTGTATGTATCATAACATTCACCTCATGTTCTGTTTTTGGTCTATTACCTGTGCGTCCATCAGCCACCGTCTGGCGTGAGAGGTCACCCCTGTGCAGTGTGGTCACCACTGTCCTGTACAAAGTACCGGATCTCAAGCCCTGGAAGTGGTAGGAGGTGACATTGGGTGGTACACTTTCATTCTTCATGACCACGCTGTCGTAGATGAGGAGCACTCGGTACAGATCCACCTCACCGGCTGACCCGTCCCAGCATACCTGCAGAGCATGTGTGCTGCCCTGATTGCTGACCCGCAGCTTTGTGACCTGTGCAGGGACTGACCACACACACAGGAttacttcataaaaaaatattattggatATTGCTTTTAAGAAAATACAATTAACAATCTAGTCATTCCAGCAGTTACACCATCACAGCAGCACAGCACTGGACATCTGAATGACTCACTGGTTCTTCCTGTGATGTGGGCCGAACTACTCAGATCTCCACTATTGGTCATCACAGTGATCGTATAGGTATGTCCAGGCATCAGGTTATTAAAGTTGCATTCCTGTGAATCATGGGCTAATGTCTGTGTGTCCACAGTCATGTCTTCATCCTTCAGCAGGACGGTGTAATTGTCCCACTCACCGACAGGATGGTTCCACACAGCGCTCAGAGAGGTCTCTGTACTGTGACGGACATTCAGTCTCTGAACAGACCGGGGAGCTGATGGACAGGTGCAGAAAAACAGAGAACtgtgtttatatttcacaatttacacTGCCTCTAATGCCCCCTGtccctggtcttattgtgcacaAAAGAGAGGTcttcagtcctgctcctggagacccactgtcctgcagagctcagctccaaccctaatcaaacatacCTGAAGCAGCTAAACCAGCTTTTCGTGATCACTTAAAAATCACCAGCATCTGTGCTGAAGCAGGCTGGACAGTGAGTCTCATTTTAATCTGACATAAATACAAAGTGAACTGTCCAAAAAAATGATTAAGTGTGTTAAGAATCATTGTCATGTAAGTGTCTCTCTTTACAGTAAGTACTCTTAAGTGGCTTTACattgttaatataattttatgcaagtacagtttttaaagaaaactttGAAGTACAGTAAAAGTGCACATGCAATACAATTTAAGTGCAATTCTCTTTTACTAGAGCAGGCACTTTGTGTTTTGTGAAGGCCGCTTCATGTTGGTTTCTGTTTTACTGTTGAAAGTTTCATGGCAGTAGTGAGTTGATCAGTGACACACCTAGTCTCCCATGGCAGCCTGCGGTTGAGCTCAGATATCCGCTCTCCACACTCACAGCAGCTCTGTACAGACGGCCTGGAATCAGAGTCCAGTTAGTGAAGCTGAACTCCACAAGATTACTTTCAATCGTCTGGTTCATCAGCACAGAAGAGCCATTGAACAGCAGGATACGGTAGAAATCCCAGTCTCCATCAGGAGGAGACCAGGACAACCGCAGGGTCTTCTCATTAAGGGCTTCCAGCTTGAGATGATCCGCCGATCCTGGTGCTGATGAGCAACAGACACAACAAGAGCTCATAAAGACACATCTCAGGTTATTTGTATTGATGAACCATCGGTTGACAAGGCAATGAATCATGTGTTGTTCAAATACATATATGGTCCAAACTGCTGTcccacaaaccaaaaaaaaaaaaaacacttttaaaaagtatttaagtaTTCATATCTTAGATGTTTACTAATATCCTTCTATTATCTATTGAAACACACaataatatctaaaatataagaaataccctttgtgagaagcaatTAAATCAgtgggagttaaaagcagatcgtaagtgtag
It encodes:
- the LOC132133376 gene encoding receptor-type tyrosine-protein phosphatase beta-like yields the protein MQKDKTKEKGLYRNKRKTAQKISAPGSADHLKLEALNEKTLRLSWSPPDGDWDFYRILLFNGSSVLMNQTIESNLVEFSFTNWTLIPGRLYRAAVSVESGYLSSTAGCHGRLAPRSVQRLNVRHSTETSLSAVWNHPVGEWDNYTVLLKDEDMTVDTQTLAHDSQECNFNNLMPGHTYTITVMTNSGDLSSSAHITGRTIPAQVTKLRVSNQGSTHALQVCWDGSAGEVDLYRVLLIYDSVVMKNESVPPNVTSYHFQGLRSGTLYRTVVTTLHRGDLSRQTVADGRTEFLNGKKIYHLQLILIIKHEMRMRVSFPDSQRFPLYGGVPLFCGSQVSADEHHRVFITVMALRQDSSQPGVGCVSLQQEGAVEVRGTEDRFRRQGGLDFEEC